One Syngnathoides biaculeatus isolate LvHL_M chromosome 4, ASM1980259v1, whole genome shotgun sequence DNA window includes the following coding sequences:
- the mapkapk5 gene encoding MAP kinase-activated protein kinase 5 isoform X2, giving the protein MMCANHPNIVQILEVYANSVQFPHETSPRARLLIVMEMMEGGELFHRISQHRHFTEKMASEVTKQISQALEHCHSLNIAHRDLKPENLLFKDNSLDAPVKLCDFGFAKIDQGDLMTPQFTPYYVAPQVLEAQRRHQKEKSGIIPTSPTPYTYNKSCDLWSLGVIIYVMLCGYPPFYSKHHSRTIPKDMRKKIMMGSFDFPEDEWGQISEMAKDIVRKLLKVKPEERLTIEGVLSHPWLNCTEALDNVLPSAQMMMDKAVVAGIQQAHAEQLANMRIQDLNISLKPLNSVNNPILRKRKLLGPKPGDSFFIHDPENGGEDSNVALEKLRDVIAQCILPQAGENEDEKLNVVMFEAWRFNRDCKLLRDGLQGLSWDGRAFSDKVDRLKLAEIVKQAIEERTNLEESH; this is encoded by the exons ATGATGTGTGCCAACCACCCAAACATTGTCCAAATCTTGGAGGTGTACGCCAACAGTGTCCAGTTCCCACACGAGACCAGCCCGAG AGCTCGCCTTCTGATTGTCATGGAGATGATGGAAGGCGGCGAACTGTTCCACAGAATCAGTCAGCACAGGCACTTTACTGAAAAAATGGCCAGCGAAGTCACAAAGCAG ATCAGTCAAGCCTTGGAACACTGTCACTCCTTGAATATTGCACATCGGGACCTGAAGCCAGAGAACCTGCTCTTCAAGGATAACTCTTTG GATGCTCCTGTGAAGCTGTGTGACTTTGGCTTTGCCAAAATAGATCAGGGGGACTTGATGACACCCCAGTTCACTCCCTACTATGTAGCACCTCAG GTACTTGAGGCTCAAAGAAGACACCAGAAGGAAAAGTCTGGAATCATACCTACCTCACCCACTCCGTACACCTACAACAAG AGCTGTGACTTGTGGTCTCTGGGCGTCATCATCTACGTGATGCTGTGCGGCTACCCTCCGTTCTACTCCAAACATCACAGTCGCACCATTCCCAAGGACATGAGAAAGAAGATCATGATGGGGAGCTTCGACTTCCCTGAAGACGAGTGGGGTCAGATCTCAGAGATGGCCAAGGACATCGTGCGCAA GCTGCTGAAGGTGAAGCCAGAGGAGAGGCTGACCATCGAAGGAGTCTTGTCTCACCCGTGGCTCAACTGCACCGAGGCCCTGGACAACGTGCTGCCCTCCGCCCAGATGATGATGGACAAG GCTGTGGTCGCAGGCATCCAGCAGGCCCACGCGGAGCAACTGGCCAACATGAGGATTCAGGATCTGAACATCAGCCTGAAGCCACTCAACTCCGTCAACAACCCAATCCTCAGGAAGAGGAAACTCCTTGG GCCCAAGCCCGGTGACAGTTTCTTCATTCACGACCCAGAGAACGGCGGCGAGGACTCCAACGTAGCGCTGGAGAAACTCCGAGATGTCATTGCACAGTGTATTCTTCCGCAGGCGG GCGAGAACGAGGACGAGAAGCTGAACGTGGTGATGTTTGAAGCCTGGCGGTTCAACAGGGACTGCAAACTCCTGCGAGATGGCCTGCAAGGCCTCAGTTGGGACG GTCGCGCGTTCTCCGATAAGGTGGATCGCTTGAAGTTGGCCGAAATCGTAAAACAGGCCATCGAAGAGAGGACAAATCTGGAGGAGTCGCACTAG
- the mapkapk5 gene encoding MAP kinase-activated protein kinase 5 isoform X1, producing MSEDHSADNFIKEASILEEYNINWTQKLGAGISGPVRVCVKKSTQERLALKILIDRPKARNEVRLHMMCANHPNIVQILEVYANSVQFPHETSPRARLLIVMEMMEGGELFHRISQHRHFTEKMASEVTKQISQALEHCHSLNIAHRDLKPENLLFKDNSLDAPVKLCDFGFAKIDQGDLMTPQFTPYYVAPQVLEAQRRHQKEKSGIIPTSPTPYTYNKSCDLWSLGVIIYVMLCGYPPFYSKHHSRTIPKDMRKKIMMGSFDFPEDEWGQISEMAKDIVRKLLKVKPEERLTIEGVLSHPWLNCTEALDNVLPSAQMMMDKAVVAGIQQAHAEQLANMRIQDLNISLKPLNSVNNPILRKRKLLGPKPGDSFFIHDPENGGEDSNVALEKLRDVIAQCILPQAGENEDEKLNVVMFEAWRFNRDCKLLRDGLQGLSWDGRAFSDKVDRLKLAEIVKQAIEERTNLEESH from the exons ATGTCAGAAGATCACAGCGCAGATAACTTCATCAAG GAAGCATCCATTCTAGAGGAATACAACATAAACTGGACGCAAAAGCTCGGAGCTGGCATCAGTGGACCTGTCAG AGTTTGCGTGAAGAAGTCAACACAGGAACGGTTGGCCTTGAAGATCCTCATTGATCGCCCGAAGGCCAGGAATGAG GTGCGACTCCATATGATGTGTGCCAACCACCCAAACATTGTCCAAATCTTGGAGGTGTACGCCAACAGTGTCCAGTTCCCACACGAGACCAGCCCGAG AGCTCGCCTTCTGATTGTCATGGAGATGATGGAAGGCGGCGAACTGTTCCACAGAATCAGTCAGCACAGGCACTTTACTGAAAAAATGGCCAGCGAAGTCACAAAGCAG ATCAGTCAAGCCTTGGAACACTGTCACTCCTTGAATATTGCACATCGGGACCTGAAGCCAGAGAACCTGCTCTTCAAGGATAACTCTTTG GATGCTCCTGTGAAGCTGTGTGACTTTGGCTTTGCCAAAATAGATCAGGGGGACTTGATGACACCCCAGTTCACTCCCTACTATGTAGCACCTCAG GTACTTGAGGCTCAAAGAAGACACCAGAAGGAAAAGTCTGGAATCATACCTACCTCACCCACTCCGTACACCTACAACAAG AGCTGTGACTTGTGGTCTCTGGGCGTCATCATCTACGTGATGCTGTGCGGCTACCCTCCGTTCTACTCCAAACATCACAGTCGCACCATTCCCAAGGACATGAGAAAGAAGATCATGATGGGGAGCTTCGACTTCCCTGAAGACGAGTGGGGTCAGATCTCAGAGATGGCCAAGGACATCGTGCGCAA GCTGCTGAAGGTGAAGCCAGAGGAGAGGCTGACCATCGAAGGAGTCTTGTCTCACCCGTGGCTCAACTGCACCGAGGCCCTGGACAACGTGCTGCCCTCCGCCCAGATGATGATGGACAAG GCTGTGGTCGCAGGCATCCAGCAGGCCCACGCGGAGCAACTGGCCAACATGAGGATTCAGGATCTGAACATCAGCCTGAAGCCACTCAACTCCGTCAACAACCCAATCCTCAGGAAGAGGAAACTCCTTGG GCCCAAGCCCGGTGACAGTTTCTTCATTCACGACCCAGAGAACGGCGGCGAGGACTCCAACGTAGCGCTGGAGAAACTCCGAGATGTCATTGCACAGTGTATTCTTCCGCAGGCGG GCGAGAACGAGGACGAGAAGCTGAACGTGGTGATGTTTGAAGCCTGGCGGTTCAACAGGGACTGCAAACTCCTGCGAGATGGCCTGCAAGGCCTCAGTTGGGACG GTCGCGCGTTCTCCGATAAGGTGGATCGCTTGAAGTTGGCCGAAATCGTAAAACAGGCCATCGAAGAGAGGACAAATCTGGAGGAGTCGCACTAG